The proteins below come from a single Limnobaculum xujianqingii genomic window:
- the napD gene encoding chaperone NapD yields the protein MTEKNDWHVCSLIVQVRREDIPKVSEALYALPGTEIPGVNEDEGKLIVVMQADNSDVLFAQIESARDIAGVLAVSLVYHQQDEQGEDTP from the coding sequence ATGACGGAAAAGAATGACTGGCACGTTTGTAGTTTGATTGTTCAGGTACGTCGGGAAGATATACCTAAAGTAAGCGAAGCGCTGTATGCACTACCAGGAACAGAGATTCCCGGGGTGAATGAAGACGAAGGAAAGTTAATTGTTGTTATGCAGGCGGACAATTCAGATGTTCTGTTTGCCCAAATTGAGTCAGCACGTGATATAGCCGGTGTGTTGGCGGTGTCGCTGGTTTATCACCAGCAAGATGAGCAAGGTGAGGATACGCCATGA
- the napF gene encoding ferredoxin-type protein NapF, with translation MSILSRRNLLRGQWRGHDAIRPPWSVEEVLFTDGCSRCHACVGACETGVITVSGNQGFPELDFQRAECTFCKRCVEVCPEPIFHSTESQPWQRYAVINQTCLTYQGVACRSCQDACEPYAIKFKLRLGGIAQPELERESCTGCGGCVRSCPVQAITTRESDKDNDGKE, from the coding sequence ATGTCAATTTTATCCCGGCGAAATCTGTTACGTGGTCAATGGCGAGGCCACGATGCTATCAGGCCGCCGTGGTCGGTAGAGGAAGTGTTGTTTACCGATGGCTGTAGCCGTTGCCATGCTTGCGTTGGGGCCTGTGAAACCGGCGTCATCACAGTAAGTGGTAACCAGGGTTTTCCTGAGCTGGATTTTCAACGTGCAGAGTGCACGTTTTGCAAACGTTGTGTAGAAGTTTGTCCGGAACCGATATTTCATTCAACGGAAAGTCAGCCCTGGCAGCGTTATGCAGTGATTAATCAAACGTGTCTCACTTATCAGGGGGTGGCCTGTCGAAGCTGTCAGGACGCCTGTGAGCCCTATGCCATTAAATTCAAACTACGGTTGGGGGGCATTGCTCAACCGGAGCTGGAAAGAGAGAGCTGTACAGGATGTGGGGGCTGTGTCCGAAGCTGTCCGGTTCAGGCAATAACAACCCGTGAGAGTGATAAAGATAATGACGGAAAAGAATGA
- the narQ gene encoding nitrate/nitrite two-component system sensor histidine kinase NarQ: MASVKRSVTNSIARMLIAIVILSILSAGLALISLAASRTDAEAINISGSLRMQSYRLAYDLTTNSPYLNSHIRQYALSINAPALKEINEFYFPADIQQKYQTLLDRWQELEQELTHNNGDIYISQLADYVNEINEFVLAIQLFSELKLKAAVFISIISVLSTIGLVFYVIHFSRREIVDPLNRMVTASHYIQTGRFDHQPLDVEKHNELGVLATAFTSMSSDLEKMYQSLAEKVEEKTVKLTQANRSLGVLYDCLQALSVSQVDRQCFEQVLRIVRTSENMVAIRLEIQDSGEGRWVLEEGIEDENRIWQHLPLQQDEQILGKMSWQCSDTAVHPQLIENVSNILSRGIYFNRAQKRYLQVLLMEERATIARELHDSLAQSLSFLRIQLTLLKRVIPSNNEKAMSVITDFDQALSSAYRQLRELLATFRLTIQEADLHEALNQLITPLQAQTEVPIQMHCALSSQALNAQQQVHALQIVREAVLNAIKHANASLISINCEPTNDGNNMITITDNGAGIKSLDEPEGHYGLNIMSERASRLGGTLTIGPHEEGGTLVRLIFPQQ, encoded by the coding sequence ATGGCTTCTGTTAAACGCTCAGTAACCAATAGTATAGCCCGCATGCTGATCGCGATTGTGATCCTCTCAATTCTGTCTGCCGGACTTGCTTTGATATCGCTAGCCGCCAGCCGTACAGATGCCGAAGCCATCAATATTTCTGGTTCTTTGCGCATGCAGAGCTACCGTCTGGCCTATGATCTGACGACCAACTCCCCTTATCTGAACTCTCATATCCGGCAGTATGCGCTATCGATTAATGCGCCTGCCTTAAAAGAGATTAACGAATTTTACTTTCCGGCGGATATCCAACAAAAGTACCAAACTTTACTGGATCGCTGGCAGGAGCTGGAACAAGAGTTAACGCATAACAATGGTGATATCTACATCAGTCAGTTGGCTGATTATGTTAATGAAATTAATGAGTTCGTACTGGCCATCCAACTGTTTTCTGAACTGAAACTCAAAGCTGCTGTTTTTATCAGTATTATCAGTGTACTGAGTACCATTGGGTTGGTGTTCTATGTTATCCACTTCAGCCGTCGGGAAATTGTCGATCCCCTTAACCGAATGGTGACCGCCAGCCACTATATTCAGACCGGGCGTTTTGACCATCAGCCGTTAGATGTAGAAAAACATAATGAGTTAGGCGTACTGGCGACGGCCTTTACCTCTATGTCATCTGATTTGGAAAAGATGTACCAATCGCTGGCAGAAAAAGTAGAAGAGAAAACCGTTAAGCTGACTCAGGCTAACCGTTCATTGGGTGTTTTATACGATTGCCTTCAGGCCCTGAGCGTTAGTCAGGTTGATCGTCAGTGTTTTGAGCAGGTTCTGCGTATTGTTCGCACCAGTGAAAATATGGTGGCGATTCGCCTGGAAATTCAGGACAGTGGAGAAGGCCGTTGGGTACTTGAAGAAGGTATTGAGGACGAAAATCGTATTTGGCAACATTTGCCACTACAGCAAGATGAACAGATTCTGGGTAAGATGAGCTGGCAATGTTCAGACACCGCAGTCCACCCACAGTTAATTGAAAACGTAAGTAATATTCTTAGTCGGGGAATCTATTTTAACCGGGCGCAAAAACGTTATTTACAGGTACTACTCATGGAGGAGCGAGCCACTATCGCCCGGGAACTTCATGACTCGCTGGCACAATCGCTTTCTTTCCTGCGAATTCAACTCACCTTGCTTAAACGTGTTATTCCCAGTAATAATGAGAAAGCTATGAGTGTGATTACTGATTTCGATCAGGCACTTTCCAGTGCATATCGTCAGCTAAGGGAACTATTAGCCACATTTCGACTCACAATTCAGGAAGCTGACTTGCACGAAGCGCTAAATCAGTTAATCACTCCGTTACAGGCACAAACGGAAGTTCCTATTCAAATGCACTGTGCCCTTTCTTCACAGGCGTTAAATGCACAACAACAGGTTCACGCATTACAAATTGTTCGTGAGGCGGTTTTGAATGCCATAAAACACGCCAATGCGAGCCTGATTAGTATCAATTGCGAACCTACAAATGATGGTAATAATATGATTACTATTACCGATAACGGGGCCGGAATAAAAAGTTTAGATGAGCCAGAAGGACATTACGGGCTCAACATTATGAGTGAACGAGCTTCACGTTTAGGTGGAACATTAACCATTGGGCCGCATGAAGAAGGTGGGACACTAGTCCGTCTTATCTTCCCTCAACAATAA
- the narL gene encoding two-component system response regulator NarL gives MTVQEQCNILIVDDHPLMRRGVRQLLELEPSLNIVAEASNGNEAITYACQLLPDLILLDLNMKGLSGLDTLKALRNEGIAARIIVLTVSDSRSDIYALIDAGADGYLLKDSEPELLLKKILQAANGENVFSDIILEYLETRDDQSDPFESLTERELDVLQEVARGMSNKQIASHLHISEETVKVHIRNMLRKLNVRSRVAATVMYLERKSQ, from the coding sequence ATGACAGTGCAAGAACAGTGCAATATTTTGATCGTAGACGATCATCCCCTGATGCGGCGTGGAGTCCGGCAGTTGCTTGAACTGGAACCTTCGCTCAACATTGTGGCAGAAGCCAGCAACGGCAACGAAGCTATTACCTATGCCTGTCAGTTGCTACCCGACCTGATTTTGCTGGATCTGAACATGAAAGGTCTGTCAGGTTTAGATACCTTGAAAGCCCTGCGTAATGAGGGGATTGCTGCCCGTATTATCGTACTAACCGTTTCTGACTCCCGCAGTGATATTTATGCGCTAATTGATGCTGGTGCCGATGGCTATTTGCTAAAAGACAGCGAGCCAGAGCTGTTACTGAAGAAAATTCTACAGGCGGCCAACGGTGAGAATGTGTTTAGCGACATTATTCTTGAGTATCTTGAGACCCGGGATGACCAAAGCGATCCATTTGAGTCGCTAACGGAACGTGAGTTAGATGTGCTGCAAGAGGTGGCCCGTGGTATGTCTAACAAACAAATCGCCTCTCATTTGCACATTTCCGAAGAAACGGTAAAAGTACATATTCGTAATATGCTGCGTAAGCTAAACGTTCGTTCACGCGTAGCGGCAACCGTGATGTATCTGGAAAGAAAAAGCCAGTAA
- a CDS encoding ArsC family reductase, with translation MKTTYSLYGIKNCDTIKKARRWLEEHQIDYRFHDYRTDGLDDQLLQQLIDGLGWEPLLNTRGTTWRKLSDDQKAAATTEAGAKTLMLEQPSIIKRPVLVINDKMLLGFSVDNYQQFTGGDK, from the coding sequence TTGAAAACGACATACAGCCTCTACGGCATTAAGAATTGCGATACCATCAAAAAAGCCCGCCGCTGGCTGGAAGAACACCAGATAGACTACCGTTTTCACGATTACCGCACTGATGGTTTAGACGATCAGTTACTGCAACAGCTTATTGATGGATTGGGCTGGGAGCCACTGCTCAACACTCGCGGAACCACCTGGCGCAAGCTAAGTGACGATCAAAAAGCCGCAGCCACTACTGAAGCTGGCGCTAAAACACTCATGCTGGAACAGCCGTCCATTATTAAACGCCCGGTATTGGTTATTAATGACAAAATGCTGTTAGGTTTTTCTGTCGACAACTATCAGCAATTTACCGGTGGAGATAAATAA
- the dapE gene encoding succinyl-diaminopimelate desuccinylase produces MFCPVITLAQQLIKRPSLSPHDEGCQQIMIERLKAIGFTVEEMNFGDTLNFWAWRGGHNGTPTLAFAGHTDVVPAGDESHWHQPPFEPTIQDGFLYGRGAADMKGSLAAMVVAAERFVAANPNHSGRLAFLITSDEEASAVNGTVKVVEALAARRERVDYCLVGEPSSTERVGDVVKNGRRGSITANLTIHGTQGHVAYSHLADNPVHRATPFINELVNTEWDRGNEFFPATSMQIANIRAGTGSNNVIPGEMFVQFNFRYSTELTHEQIMHQVQAMLERHQLRYTIEWNLSGKPFLTPRGKLVDAVSHAVEYYAATTPQLLTNGGTSDGRFIAQMGTQVVELGPVNATIHKVNECVKASDLQLLSRMYQKIMEQLLV; encoded by the coding sequence ATGTTCTGTCCGGTCATTACTCTGGCTCAACAGTTAATTAAACGACCTTCTTTAAGCCCGCATGATGAAGGCTGCCAGCAAATTATGATTGAACGGTTAAAAGCCATTGGTTTTACCGTTGAAGAGATGAATTTTGGCGATACCCTTAACTTCTGGGCATGGCGAGGCGGTCATAATGGCACGCCTACCCTGGCGTTTGCCGGTCATACGGATGTAGTTCCAGCCGGTGATGAAAGCCACTGGCATCAGCCACCGTTTGAACCCACGATTCAGGACGGTTTCCTGTATGGTCGTGGCGCAGCAGATATGAAAGGTTCACTGGCTGCGATGGTGGTGGCCGCCGAACGTTTTGTTGCCGCTAACCCCAACCATAGCGGGAGACTTGCCTTTCTCATCACTTCAGATGAAGAAGCCAGCGCGGTTAACGGTACGGTTAAAGTGGTCGAAGCATTAGCCGCGCGCCGCGAGCGCGTTGATTATTGTCTGGTGGGTGAGCCCTCCAGTACTGAACGTGTAGGTGACGTGGTTAAAAATGGACGCAGAGGTTCAATTACCGCCAATTTGACCATTCATGGTACTCAGGGACACGTGGCTTACTCTCATCTGGCAGATAATCCCGTCCACCGCGCAACACCATTTATTAATGAATTAGTGAATACCGAATGGGACAGAGGCAATGAATTCTTCCCGGCAACCAGCATGCAAATCGCCAATATTCGCGCCGGTACCGGCAGCAATAATGTGATCCCTGGTGAAATGTTTGTACAGTTCAATTTCCGTTACAGTACTGAGCTGACCCATGAGCAGATTATGCATCAGGTACAAGCCATGCTGGAACGCCACCAGTTACGCTATACCATCGAATGGAACCTGTCCGGAAAACCATTCCTGACTCCGCGCGGTAAGCTAGTTGATGCGGTATCCCATGCGGTAGAGTATTACGCGGCAACTACGCCACAGTTGCTCACTAATGGCGGCACTTCCGATGGTCGTTTTATTGCTCAGATGGGAACGCAAGTCGTAGAGCTTGGACCGGTCAATGCTACTATTCATAAAGTGAACGAGTGTGTTAAAGCCTCTGATTTGCAGCTACTTAGCCGTATGTACCAAAAAATCATGGAGCAGTTATTAGTATGA
- a CDS encoding M15 family metallopeptidase → MMTPAMLTGQSEDHLVTLTGNHRLQPEAVSAFLAMQAAAKEAGFNLQPASTFRDFARQQMIWNEKFIGLRPVMDAMSQPMDISTLDDEQRCCAILRWSAMPGASRHHWGTDLDIYDPDQLPEGEKLQLEPWEYEENGYFYPLTCWLSANMNKYGFYRPFVSDQGGVAAEPWHLSYYPLAQQAEHMLTPELLLLAWQDKEIAGFSWLSCHLNQVFKRFITLPNGVSSSCIG, encoded by the coding sequence ATGATGACGCCAGCCATGTTGACCGGCCAAAGTGAAGATCATCTGGTCACACTAACGGGAAATCATCGCCTGCAGCCGGAAGCGGTTAGTGCTTTTCTTGCCATGCAGGCCGCAGCAAAAGAGGCGGGATTTAACCTTCAGCCCGCCAGCACCTTTCGCGATTTTGCCCGCCAGCAAATGATTTGGAATGAAAAGTTTATTGGTTTGCGTCCGGTGATGGATGCCATGAGCCAACCAATGGATATCTCAACGCTGGACGATGAACAACGCTGCTGCGCAATTTTACGCTGGTCTGCTATGCCAGGAGCCAGTCGCCATCATTGGGGAACCGATCTGGATATTTACGATCCCGACCAACTACCAGAAGGGGAAAAGCTACAGCTGGAACCCTGGGAATATGAAGAAAATGGCTATTTTTATCCGCTAACCTGTTGGTTAAGCGCTAATATGAATAAATACGGCTTCTATCGACCTTTTGTCAGCGATCAAGGTGGTGTTGCCGCAGAACCATGGCATCTCAGCTATTATCCACTGGCTCAACAGGCTGAACATATGTTGACCCCAGAACTTTTGCTGTTAGCCTGGCAGGATAAAGAAATTGCGGGTTTTAGCTGGCTCTCTTGCCATCTTAACCAGGTATTTAAACGTTTTATCACCCTACCCAACGGAGTGTCATCATCATGCATTGGTTAG
- a CDS encoding YpfN family protein has product MHWLADYWWVILIILVGIIINGIKALYKVNYDRSMKENSKLPPHRDNNAAWDKEEDEEWNRNNKK; this is encoded by the coding sequence ATGCATTGGTTAGCAGACTACTGGTGGGTAATCCTGATCATTCTGGTCGGTATTATTATCAATGGCATAAAAGCACTGTATAAAGTGAATTATGACCGTTCAATGAAAGAGAACTCAAAGCTTCCTCCTCACCGTGATAACAATGCGGCGTGGGACAAAGAGGAAGATGAAGAGTGGAACCGTAACAATAAAAAGTAG
- a CDS encoding tRNA(Met) cytidine acetyltransferase TmcA yields MNIDLAPYLSQMQQYGVRRLLILSGQAQWCRQQALGFTRQYSGDWLWIADTPLSDYPQLQRKPEAVQNLLGSEFHYAVFDACEGFNAEALIAVSGTLSSGSLLVLLLPEWSSLEQQPDNDSLRWSEAPEPICTPHFIQHIKRQLNADSDVLFWPQNGEFTGQLLAERKVWMVPNGSPTEEQQHLLENLLRADTGTYVLIAGRGRGKSALAGMLAAQWAGKGECWLTAPAQTSGNTLQQWANGKISFWAPDALLERCQAELPKNTDWLIIDEAAAIPAPQLYRLIACFPRVLLTTTVQGYEGSGRGFLLKFCAGLKDMHLLNLQQPIRWAENDPLERCIHQLLLVEAENSLSEKPGKLQQIIEINQHQLADNEKLLNQFYGLLTSAHYRTTPLDLRRLFDAPGLSFSVGLDDKQSVIAALWLVDEGGLSPDLAREVWAGRRRPRGNLVAQSLAAHGAEYLAPQLCSARISRIAVVSSMRRQGIARALIVQQIERAKLRGLDYLSVSFGYTEELWQFWQACGFELIHMGSHQEASSGCYAAMAIVPFSQDAVLLARRAKRQFLLNQLLPCVKLHHVNDIAPAELAEEDWRELSGFAFAHRTLEASQVSLYRLLRHQVAICGCLRQLLEGQTTVELLVEESNLNGRKALIQLWRQEVAEALLALNSAKCHYWQNWVAAQLPVINPAA; encoded by the coding sequence ATGAATATTGATTTAGCGCCTTACCTTAGTCAGATGCAGCAGTATGGCGTGCGCCGACTGTTGATTTTAAGCGGTCAGGCACAATGGTGCCGCCAGCAGGCGCTGGGTTTTACCCGTCAATATTCCGGTGACTGGCTGTGGATAGCCGATACACCATTATCGGATTACCCCCAACTACAGCGTAAACCAGAAGCTGTGCAAAATTTGTTAGGTTCAGAGTTTCACTATGCCGTATTTGATGCCTGTGAAGGTTTCAATGCGGAGGCATTAATTGCCGTTTCCGGTACTTTGTCATCAGGAAGCCTGTTAGTACTATTGCTACCTGAATGGAGCAGTCTGGAACAGCAACCGGATAACGATAGCCTACGCTGGAGTGAAGCACCTGAACCTATTTGTACTCCCCACTTTATTCAACATATTAAACGTCAACTGAATGCTGACTCAGATGTACTGTTCTGGCCGCAAAATGGCGAATTTACCGGTCAATTACTGGCAGAACGAAAAGTATGGATGGTACCCAATGGTTCCCCGACAGAAGAGCAACAACATTTGTTGGAGAATTTGCTGAGGGCAGATACCGGCACCTATGTGCTAATTGCCGGGCGCGGGCGCGGAAAATCGGCTCTGGCAGGCATGCTGGCTGCTCAGTGGGCAGGTAAAGGTGAATGCTGGCTAACGGCACCGGCTCAGACATCGGGAAATACTTTACAGCAATGGGCTAACGGTAAGATTAGCTTTTGGGCACCGGATGCTCTGCTGGAACGGTGTCAGGCAGAACTACCGAAAAATACAGACTGGCTAATTATTGATGAAGCCGCTGCAATACCTGCTCCACAGCTCTACCGATTAATTGCCTGTTTTCCCAGAGTGTTGCTGACGACGACCGTTCAAGGTTATGAAGGCAGCGGTAGGGGATTTTTATTAAAGTTCTGTGCTGGTCTAAAGGATATGCATCTGCTAAATCTGCAACAGCCAATTCGCTGGGCAGAAAACGATCCGCTGGAACGCTGTATCCATCAATTATTGCTGGTAGAAGCTGAAAATAGTCTGAGTGAAAAACCGGGTAAGCTACAGCAGATTATCGAGATTAATCAGCATCAATTGGCTGATAATGAAAAACTGCTTAACCAATTTTATGGTTTATTAACCAGTGCTCATTACCGTACAACTCCGTTAGATTTACGTCGCCTGTTCGATGCTCCGGGTTTATCTTTTTCTGTAGGTTTGGATGATAAGCAGTCCGTTATTGCCGCACTGTGGCTGGTGGATGAAGGCGGACTATCTCCGGATTTGGCTCGCGAAGTTTGGGCCGGTCGTCGTCGGCCTCGGGGAAATTTGGTAGCCCAATCGCTGGCGGCTCACGGCGCTGAATATTTAGCACCCCAGTTGTGTTCTGCCAGAATTAGCCGTATTGCCGTGGTCTCTTCCATGCGCCGCCAGGGCATTGCCCGAGCTCTTATTGTTCAGCAAATTGAACGGGCGAAGTTACGGGGTTTAGATTATCTGTCAGTGAGCTTTGGCTATACCGAAGAGTTATGGCAATTTTGGCAGGCCTGTGGTTTTGAACTTATTCATATGGGAAGCCATCAGGAAGCCAGCAGTGGGTGTTATGCAGCAATGGCCATTGTGCCTTTTAGTCAGGATGCAGTATTACTCGCCAGAAGGGCTAAGCGTCAATTTTTACTTAACCAATTGCTACCTTGTGTCAAACTGCATCATGTTAATGATATAGCTCCGGCAGAGTTGGCTGAGGAGGACTGGCGTGAACTGTCTGGTTTTGCGTTTGCTCATCGTACGCTGGAGGCTAGTCAGGTATCACTGTATCGTCTGTTACGCCATCAGGTGGCAATTTGTGGTTGCTTAAGACAGCTGCTGGAAGGGCAGACAACCGTAGAACTGCTGGTAGAAGAGAGTAATCTTAACGGACGTAAAGCGTTAATACAGCTGTGGAGGCAAGAGGTCGCCGAGGCGCTGTTGGCGCTAAATTCAGCGAAATGTCATTACTGGCAAAACTGGGTAGCGGCACAGCTGCCGGTTATCAATCCGGCAGCTTAG
- a CDS encoding LysR substrate-binding domain-containing protein: protein MSQDLNDMAYFAAVVQLHGFTAAGKALGVSKSLISRRVAELETRLGVRLLQRSSRKLQITDIGQKYAEQCVKMLEQAEIAQQVIDDVSGQPKGRLRISAPVMMTEVLIGPLVQDFLAQYHEVQIDLLAINRDVDILDEGIDIAFQARPLPLADSNLHMKSLGNQRDWLVASPDFVAQYGKRLTLEGLSSLPTLSRSRMSHWVLENEQQQRVKIDIQPRLLANNLNVLVQAAAKGLGVTLIPEYDCYKAIDDGRLIQVLPQWRSPSTHVHAIFASSKGLSLVCRTFLDYMAEQLRPRFN, encoded by the coding sequence ATGAGTCAGGATTTAAATGATATGGCTTATTTTGCTGCCGTTGTTCAGCTCCATGGTTTTACTGCGGCAGGTAAAGCATTGGGCGTTTCGAAATCCTTAATCAGTCGACGGGTAGCAGAACTGGAGACGCGTTTGGGGGTCAGGTTGCTACAGCGTTCTTCCCGCAAGTTACAAATAACCGATATTGGGCAGAAGTATGCGGAACAGTGCGTAAAGATGCTGGAACAGGCAGAAATAGCCCAGCAGGTAATTGATGACGTCTCCGGACAGCCAAAAGGGCGGTTAAGGATTAGCGCTCCGGTAATGATGACGGAGGTCCTGATCGGCCCTTTGGTGCAGGATTTTTTGGCGCAATATCATGAAGTACAAATTGATCTGCTGGCGATTAATCGCGATGTGGATATTCTTGATGAAGGTATAGATATCGCGTTTCAGGCCAGGCCATTACCGCTGGCAGATTCGAATTTACATATGAAAAGCCTGGGGAATCAGCGAGACTGGCTGGTTGCCAGTCCGGATTTTGTTGCTCAATATGGCAAACGGTTGACTCTGGAAGGCTTGAGTAGTTTACCTACACTGAGTCGTAGCCGGATGAGTCACTGGGTATTAGAAAATGAGCAACAGCAACGGGTGAAAATAGATATACAGCCCCGTCTGTTAGCAAACAACCTAAATGTTCTGGTTCAGGCGGCGGCGAAGGGGTTAGGTGTCACACTAATTCCTGAATATGACTGTTATAAAGCTATCGATGATGGACGTCTGATTCAGGTATTGCCACAGTGGCGCTCGCCATCAACTCACGTACATGCCATCTTTGCTTCCAGTAAAGGTTTATCTCTGGTCTGTCGCACTTTTCTGGATTATATGGCTGAACAATTACGTCCCAGATTTAACTAA
- a CDS encoding FMN-dependent NADH-azoreductase has translation MNILHINSSPFTENSASRELSAAIVTAWQQTKPAAKIVYQDYGTNPPPHLSAEAMTSLRSHQYRYLSDNALAEIAAVNQAIEQLEICDVLVIGSPMYNHSISSHLKTWLDLICQAGKTFRYSSTGPIGLLKNRPVFIASSRGGIYSYGEGLAHDFQEPYLVSMLGTLGLKDIHIIRAEGINMSHPGRDVVMANAMQQIREIFNLPAMTQPA, from the coding sequence ATGAATATCTTACATATCAACTCCAGCCCCTTCACCGAAAACTCTGCCTCCCGGGAGCTGTCAGCTGCTATCGTTACCGCCTGGCAACAAACAAAACCCGCAGCAAAGATTGTTTATCAGGACTACGGCACTAACCCACCACCACACCTGTCAGCAGAAGCGATGACCAGCCTGCGTTCACATCAATACAGGTATCTATCAGACAATGCATTAGCAGAAATCGCGGCCGTTAATCAGGCCATTGAACAGCTGGAGATATGCGATGTTTTAGTGATTGGTTCTCCAATGTACAACCATTCTATTTCCAGCCATTTGAAAACCTGGCTGGACTTAATTTGTCAGGCAGGGAAAACCTTTCGCTACTCATCAACAGGCCCGATTGGTTTACTGAAGAACAGGCCGGTATTTATCGCCTCATCTCGCGGCGGTATCTATAGCTATGGTGAAGGCTTAGCCCATGATTTTCAGGAGCCTTATCTGGTTTCCATGTTGGGAACATTAGGTTTGAAAGACATTCATATTATTCGGGCTGAAGGGATCAATATGTCTCACCCCGGTAGAGATGTGGTAATGGCTAACGCTATGCAGCAAATCAGAGAGATCTTTAATTTACCAGCGATGACACAGCCAGCCTGA
- a CDS encoding helix-turn-helix domain-containing protein: MFHTNVINQLTNWIEDNLQEPLNIKTVALRSGYSPWHLQRMFKSITGYPLASYIRIQRLNNAASELKKSRVTVADIAAKYQFDSQQSFCRAFKKYFATSPSHYRRFSLTSRSSGSANNQ, from the coding sequence ATGTTTCACACCAATGTGATCAATCAACTCACCAACTGGATTGAAGATAACCTTCAGGAGCCGCTTAATATCAAAACCGTCGCCTTGAGGTCAGGTTATTCACCATGGCATCTTCAGCGAATGTTTAAGAGTATTACCGGCTATCCACTCGCTTCTTACATTCGTATACAGCGATTAAATAACGCTGCGAGTGAATTAAAAAAGAGTCGGGTAACCGTGGCCGATATTGCGGCAAAATATCAATTTGATTCACAGCAAAGCTTTTGCCGGGCGTTTAAAAAGTATTTTGCTACTTCGCCATCCCACTATCGTCGGTTTTCGTTAACCAGTCGATCGTCAGGTTCGGCCAACAATCAGTGA
- a CDS encoding DUF441 domain-containing protein → MPSIDPTLIILLVLAGLGILSHNNTVTIAILVLLILRLTPLEAAFPMVQKYGLTVGITILTIAVMTPLANGKMSPSMLLQVFVNWKSIVAIIIGIAVAWLGGRGVTLMTSQPTIVAGLLIGTIIGVAFFRGVPVGPLIAAGMVSLIVGRT, encoded by the coding sequence ATGCCCAGTATTGACCCCACACTTATTATCCTGCTGGTATTGGCCGGGCTAGGTATTCTTAGCCATAACAATACGGTCACTATCGCCATTCTTGTCCTGCTTATCCTCCGTCTTACCCCACTCGAAGCTGCATTCCCAATGGTGCAGAAATATGGATTAACCGTGGGCATTACCATATTAACTATCGCTGTTATGACACCGCTGGCCAACGGCAAGATGAGCCCATCCATGCTGTTACAGGTATTTGTTAACTGGAAGTCGATCGTAGCAATTATTATTGGTATTGCTGTAGCCTGGTTGGGGGGAAGGGGAGTTACGCTGATGACCAGCCAGCCCACCATTGTGGCGGGTCTGTTGATTGGTACTATTATTGGTGTGGCATTTTTCCGCGGAGTGCCGGTTGGTCCATTGATTGCTGCCGGAATGGTATCACTGATTGTTGGCCGAACCTGA